A single window of Candidatus Hydrogenedentota bacterium DNA harbors:
- a CDS encoding type VI secretion system ImpA family N-terminal domain-containing protein — translation MDLDQLLEPIPGDNPCGEEGSLFALEEIVKEQGVGVIAGAEIDAVEPNWLDLNEKALEHFKSCKHLRTALFLSLAAMKRQGVTGFRDGLLLTRGMIERYWDTMYPALDPDESMGDPDGWMERENILNDMSAPLSTAGDTMKFLQRLRETPLTNSRQLGRFSLRDIQAAMAAGGDESSDAPKMSLILGAFEDTPLADLEAMYGALTESLATLDGIKAALREKLTESTPPTFANLAGMLLDMKKPVHNELDRRGHFADAQVAESPEETGDGEGAANPGDAPAKRGDMGSAGINTRQDVLKAFDLIYKYYNKNEPSSPVPLIMKRAERLVTANFFDIISDLSPGALSDIETITGTSLSGSMNSGGGSSEDDN, via the coding sequence ATGGATTTAGACCAGTTATTAGAGCCCATTCCAGGTGACAATCCGTGCGGAGAGGAAGGTTCCCTGTTCGCTCTGGAAGAAATCGTCAAGGAACAAGGGGTTGGGGTGATTGCCGGCGCCGAAATTGACGCCGTCGAACCCAATTGGCTCGATCTCAATGAAAAGGCCCTGGAGCACTTCAAATCCTGCAAGCACCTCCGTACCGCCCTCTTCCTGAGCCTCGCCGCCATGAAACGACAGGGCGTCACCGGCTTTCGCGATGGGCTGCTCTTGACCAGGGGGATGATTGAGCGATACTGGGACACGATGTACCCCGCCCTCGACCCCGATGAGAGCATGGGCGACCCCGACGGCTGGATGGAGCGGGAAAACATCCTGAATGACATGAGCGCCCCCCTCAGCACGGCGGGCGACACGATGAAATTCCTCCAGCGCCTGAGAGAAACACCCCTGACCAACTCCCGCCAACTGGGCCGTTTCTCCCTTCGCGATATTCAGGCCGCCATGGCCGCGGGCGGTGACGAGTCAAGCGACGCCCCCAAGATGTCGCTGATTCTCGGCGCCTTTGAGGACACGCCCCTGGCCGATTTGGAGGCCATGTATGGCGCGCTGACCGAGTCCCTGGCCACCTTGGATGGTATCAAGGCCGCGCTGCGCGAAAAACTGACCGAGAGCACCCCGCCCACGTTCGCAAACCTGGCCGGCATGCTCCTCGATATGAAGAAGCCCGTTCACAATGAGCTCGACCGGCGCGGTCACTTTGCCGATGCGCAGGTCGCCGAATCGCCCGAAGAAACGGGTGATGGCGAGGGCGCGGCAAACCCGGGAGACGCCCCCGCAAAGCGCGGCGACATGGGGTCGGCCGGGATCAACACCCGGCAGGATGTGCTCAAGGCCTTCGACCTGATCTACAAGTATTACAACAAGAATGAACCGTCCAGCCCGGTCCCGCTCATCATGAAACGGGCCGAGCGGCTGGTTACGGCGAATTTTTTCGATATTATCTCCGACTTGTCGCCCGGCGCGCTTTCGGATATCGAGACCATCACCGGCACGTCCCTCTCGGGTTCCATGAATTCCGGGGGAGGCTCATCGGAGGATGACAATTAA
- the tssB gene encoding type VI secretion system contractile sheath small subunit, producing the protein MAKQSSQKFIARNKAPRVQIEYDVELYGAEKKINLPFVMGVMADLSGNPAEALPPVSDRDLLEIDAENFNTRLKAMKPRVAFQVPNTLTGEGNLSVEMTFESMDDFSPGKVAENVEELNELLTARRDLSNLLSYMDGKSGAENLLGKILGDKAALEALGGGE; encoded by the coding sequence ATGGCAAAACAGAGTAGTCAGAAATTTATTGCCCGTAATAAAGCCCCCCGGGTTCAGATCGAGTACGATGTTGAACTGTATGGGGCCGAGAAGAAAATTAATCTGCCCTTTGTCATGGGTGTGATGGCGGACCTCTCCGGAAATCCCGCCGAAGCGCTCCCCCCGGTGAGCGACCGCGATCTCCTGGAGATTGACGCCGAAAACTTCAACACGCGCCTCAAGGCGATGAAGCCGCGCGTCGCCTTTCAGGTGCCCAATACCCTCACGGGCGAGGGCAACCTGAGCGTCGAGATGACTTTCGAATCGATGGACGACTTTTCTCCGGGCAAAGTGGCCGAAAACGTGGAAGAGCTGAACGAGTTGCTAACCGCCCGCCGGGACCTTTCCAACCTCCTTTCCTACATGGACGGAAAGAGCGGCGCGGAAAACCTGCTGGGCAAGATCCTGGGTGACAAGGCCGCACTTGAAGCCCTGGGCGGAGGTGAATAA
- the tssC gene encoding type VI secretion system contractile sheath large subunit, giving the protein MAEALDEGALEVTQIDSLIDSQFKPKSSAARETIQKSISTLARQALKEGEVDPADPTATIKFIIKSLDDKLSAQVNQIIHHEDFQRLEGSWRGLQYMVANTETDEQLKIRVLNISKKEIGKVLKKYKGTAWEQSPLFKKMYEEEYGTPGGEPFGCIVGDYEFDHSAPDVEILQGLSQVAAAAHTPFIAAASPKLMNMDSWQELANPSDINKLFTSPEYAPWRSLRESEDARYLGLTLPRFLSRLPYGAQTNPVDDFDFEEVVNNDQSNFTWANAAYAMGANITRSFKLYGWCSQIRGVESGGSVEGLPCYTFPTDDGGVDMTCPTEIAITDRREAELAKCGLMPLSYFKNTDYAVFIGAQSLQKPQEYDDPDATANANLSARLPYLFSTCRFAHYLKCIVRDKVGSFAERSDMETWLNNWIRQYVEPDPANASNEAKARRPLAAAEVVVADVEGNPGYYSAVFYLRPHYQLEGLSASLRLVSKLPTEKG; this is encoded by the coding sequence ATGGCTGAAGCACTTGACGAAGGCGCATTGGAAGTAACCCAGATCGACAGCTTGATAGACTCTCAATTCAAGCCGAAGTCTTCCGCCGCCCGCGAAACCATACAGAAATCGATCAGCACCCTGGCGCGCCAGGCCCTCAAAGAGGGCGAAGTCGATCCCGCGGATCCCACGGCCACGATCAAATTCATTATCAAGAGTCTGGATGACAAGCTCTCCGCGCAGGTGAACCAGATCATCCACCATGAGGATTTCCAGCGACTGGAAGGTTCGTGGCGCGGTCTCCAGTATATGGTCGCCAATACCGAGACGGACGAGCAACTGAAGATTCGCGTGCTGAACATCTCCAAGAAGGAAATTGGAAAGGTTCTCAAGAAATACAAAGGCACCGCCTGGGAACAGAGCCCCCTCTTCAAGAAGATGTACGAAGAAGAATACGGCACCCCCGGCGGCGAGCCCTTCGGCTGTATCGTGGGTGACTATGAATTCGATCACAGCGCCCCCGATGTGGAAATTCTCCAGGGCCTTTCCCAGGTCGCGGCCGCGGCCCACACCCCCTTCATCGCCGCCGCCTCGCCAAAGCTGATGAACATGGATAGCTGGCAGGAACTCGCCAACCCGAGCGACATCAACAAGCTCTTCACCTCGCCGGAGTACGCCCCCTGGCGCTCCCTCCGCGAGTCGGAAGACGCGCGTTATCTGGGGCTTACCCTGCCGCGCTTCCTGTCCCGACTGCCCTACGGCGCCCAGACCAACCCAGTGGACGATTTCGATTTCGAGGAAGTGGTCAATAACGACCAGTCCAATTTCACCTGGGCCAACGCGGCCTATGCCATGGGCGCAAACATCACTCGCTCCTTCAAGCTCTATGGCTGGTGTTCCCAGATCCGCGGCGTGGAAAGCGGCGGCTCCGTCGAGGGACTGCCCTGCTACACCTTTCCGACCGACGACGGCGGCGTCGACATGACCTGCCCGACCGAAATCGCCATCACGGACCGCCGTGAAGCCGAGTTGGCCAAGTGCGGCCTGATGCCCCTGTCCTACTTCAAGAATACCGACTACGCCGTCTTCATCGGCGCACAGTCCCTTCAGAAGCCCCAGGAATACGACGATCCGGATGCGACGGCCAACGCGAACCTCAGCGCGCGCCTGCCCTATCTGTTTTCGACCTGCCGCTTCGCCCACTACCTTAAGTGCATCGTGCGCGACAAGGTGGGCTCTTTCGCGGAACGATCCGACATGGAAACCTGGCTCAACAACTGGATCCGCCAGTACGTCGAACCCGATCCCGCAAACGCGTCCAACGAAGCCAAAGCGCGTCGCCCCCTGGCCGCCGCCGAAGTCGTCGTGGCCGATGTGGAAGGCAATCCCGGCTATTACTCCGCCGTGTTTTACCTGCGCCCCCACTACCAGTTGGAAGGCCTGTCCGCCTCGTTGCGGCTCGTTTCCAAGCTCCCCACGGAAAAGGGCTGA
- a CDS encoding type VI secretion system tube protein Hcp, producing MANAFFMKIDGITGESEDESHKGWLEITEFGQEMAHDIEGGGTPSAAGGFTTGGATLEVMSFNKAMDRSSVQLFQYCLTAKVIPTIVIEAVRPTEKAEVYFRITLTNSIIASINTTGSDGELPTEEGSIAFTTIKWEYTMVKPDGKMGDTFSSTWNRLTNRQT from the coding sequence ATGGCAAACGCATTCTTCATGAAGATTGACGGGATCACGGGTGAATCCGAAGACGAAAGTCACAAGGGCTGGCTTGAAATCACCGAGTTCGGCCAGGAAATGGCCCACGACATTGAAGGCGGCGGCACGCCCTCCGCAGCCGGCGGCTTCACCACCGGCGGCGCCACCCTGGAAGTCATGAGCTTCAACAAGGCCATGGACCGCTCCAGCGTCCAGCTCTTTCAGTACTGTCTGACCGCCAAAGTGATTCCCACCATCGTGATCGAGGCCGTCCGCCCCACGGAAAAGGCCGAGGTCTATTTCCGGATCACCCTCACCAACAGCATCATCGCCAGCATCAACACCACCGGCAGCGATGGTGAACTGCCCACGGAAGAAGGCTCTATCGCCTTCACCACCATCAAGTGGGAATACACCATGGTGAAGCCGGACGGCAAGATGGGCGATACCTTCAGCTCGACCTGGAACCGCCTGACCAACCGCCAGACCTGA